In Planctomycetota bacterium, the following are encoded in one genomic region:
- a CDS encoding cytochrome c has translation MVARRLGVVAFAFLVACEQAMTDEGRLKPLGRNAFFEYGQSARPRPAGTVARGERSGDALLETGRLGGELSPVFPFPVDRAALERGRARYGVFCAPCHDAVGTGAGMIVQRGFRAPPSFHTDRLRRAPPGHFFEVITRGVGAMPAYDDLIAPRRRWEIVAYVRALQLSQGARREDVPPDVLRRLEAP, from the coding sequence ATGGTCGCGCGCCGCCTTGGCGTCGTCGCCTTCGCCTTTCTGGTCGCCTGCGAGCAGGCGATGACGGACGAGGGCCGGCTCAAGCCGCTCGGGCGGAACGCCTTCTTCGAATACGGTCAGTCGGCTCGACCGCGGCCGGCCGGGACGGTGGCCCGGGGCGAGCGTTCGGGAGACGCCCTCCTGGAGACCGGGCGGCTCGGCGGGGAGCTTTCGCCGGTCTTCCCGTTTCCGGTGGACCGCGCGGCGCTTGAGCGCGGCCGCGCGCGGTACGGCGTCTTCTGCGCGCCGTGTCACGACGCGGTGGGAACGGGGGCGGGGATGATCGTCCAGCGGGGCTTCCGGGCGCCTCCTTCCTTTCATACCGACCGCCTCCGGCGGGCGCCGCCCGGACATTTCTTCGAGGTGATCACGCGCGGCGTGGGGGCGATGCCCGCGTACGACGACCTGATCGCGCCGCGGCGGCGGTGGGAAATCGTGGCGTATGTGCGGGCGCTCCAGCTCAGCCAGGGCGCCCGGCGGGAGGACGTGCCGCCGGATGTTCTAAGGAGGCTCGAGGCGCCGTGA
- a CDS encoding DUF3341 domain-containing protein, protein MTGRGGLFGVLAEFERKEDLLAAARKVHAEGYRKVEAYAPFPVEGLAEALGMDRTRLPWVVLAGGLTGAAGGFFMQVFASAVDDPLNIGGRPTASWPAFVVIAFELAILFGGLSALLGMLALNGLPQPYHPVFNVPRFALASQDRFFLSVEADDPRFDPDRTRTLLAELRPVGIYDVER, encoded by the coding sequence ATGACGGGGCGGGGAGGGCTCTTCGGCGTGCTCGCCGAGTTCGAGCGGAAGGAGGACCTTCTCGCGGCGGCGCGGAAGGTCCACGCGGAGGGCTACCGGAAGGTGGAGGCGTACGCGCCGTTCCCCGTGGAGGGGCTCGCGGAAGCGCTGGGCATGGATCGGACGCGGCTTCCGTGGGTCGTTCTGGCCGGGGGGCTCACGGGCGCCGCGGGGGGCTTCTTCATGCAGGTGTTCGCCTCCGCCGTCGATGACCCGCTCAACATCGGCGGGCGTCCGACGGCGAGCTGGCCGGCCTTCGTCGTCATCGCTTTTGAGCTTGCGATTCTCTTCGGGGGCCTGTCCGCCCTCCTGGGCATGCTGGCCCTCAACGGCCTGCCCCAGCCGTATCACCCCGTCTTCAACGTCCCCCGCTTTGCGCTGGCCAGCCAGGACCGGTTCTTTCTGTCCGTGGAAGCGGACGATCCCCGCTTCGATCCCGACCGGACCCGGACGCTCCTGGCGGAGCTGCGCCCGGTCGGGATCTACGACGTGGAGCGATAA
- the nrfD gene encoding NrfD/PsrC family molybdoenzyme membrane anchor subunit, giving the protein MTPRPPVVRPGHTYASVTEKISAVVLSGRMPRSWTAGAAAGLALVLLFFYAVGLLFSAGIGIWGVNVPVSWGFAIVNFVWWIGIGHAGTLISAILLLMRQSWRTSINRFAEAMTLFAVACAAVYPLLHLGRPKFWYWLFPYPNTMGLWPQFRSPLVWDVFAVFTYGLTSLLFWYMGLIPDLATMRDRARGRFARAVYGFLAMGWRGAARHWLRYETAYVLLAGLATPLVVSVHTVVSFDFAISILPGWHSTVFPPYFVAGAIFSGFAMVVTLAVPLRKAYGLEDFITECHLDNMGKVMLATGLVVAYGYLMETFFSWYGGSRYEAAMMADRLGGAYAPAYWGTLACNVLATQALWFRAVRRRPLPLFGAALVINVGMWLERYVIVVQSLHRDYLPSAWHMYYPTVWDWATFAGTIGLFLTLFHLFVRLLPSISMFELRALVPPAPGEARG; this is encoded by the coding sequence GTGACCCCGCGACCGCCCGTCGTCCGGCCCGGCCACACGTACGCGTCCGTCACGGAGAAGATCAGCGCCGTCGTCCTTTCGGGCCGGATGCCGCGGAGCTGGACGGCGGGGGCGGCGGCGGGGCTGGCGCTTGTGCTGCTGTTCTTCTACGCGGTGGGCCTGCTCTTTTCGGCGGGGATCGGCATCTGGGGCGTGAACGTCCCGGTCTCCTGGGGCTTCGCGATCGTCAATTTCGTCTGGTGGATCGGAATCGGCCACGCGGGAACGCTGATCTCGGCGATTCTGCTTCTGATGCGCCAGTCCTGGAGGACGTCGATCAACCGGTTTGCGGAGGCCATGACGCTCTTCGCGGTCGCCTGCGCGGCGGTGTATCCCCTGCTGCATCTGGGGCGGCCGAAGTTCTGGTACTGGCTGTTCCCGTATCCCAACACGATGGGCCTGTGGCCGCAGTTTCGGAGTCCCCTCGTCTGGGACGTCTTCGCGGTTTTCACCTACGGGCTGACGTCGCTCCTTTTCTGGTACATGGGCCTGATCCCGGACCTGGCGACGATGCGCGACCGGGCGCGGGGGCGGTTCGCGCGCGCGGTCTACGGCTTCCTGGCCATGGGCTGGCGCGGCGCGGCCCGGCACTGGCTGCGGTACGAAACGGCGTACGTCCTCCTGGCCGGGCTGGCGACGCCTCTGGTGGTCTCGGTCCATACGGTCGTGAGCTTCGATTTCGCGATTTCGATCCTCCCGGGCTGGCACAGCACGGTCTTCCCGCCCTATTTCGTGGCCGGCGCGATCTTCTCGGGCTTCGCGATGGTCGTGACGCTCGCCGTGCCGCTGCGGAAGGCGTACGGGCTGGAGGATTTCATCACGGAATGTCACCTCGACAACATGGGCAAGGTGATGCTGGCGACGGGACTCGTCGTGGCCTACGGCTATCTCATGGAAACCTTCTTCAGCTGGTACGGCGGGAGCCGGTACGAGGCGGCCATGATGGCCGACCGGCTCGGGGGCGCGTACGCCCCCGCGTACTGGGGGACGCTCGCGTGCAACGTGCTGGCGACTCAGGCGCTCTGGTTTCGGGCCGTGCGGCGCCGGCCGCTGCCTCTCTTCGGTGCGGCCCTCGTCATCAACGTGGGAATGTGGCTGGAGCGCTATGTCATCGTGGTCCAGAGCCTCCACCGCGATTACCTCCCCTCGGCGTGGCACATGTATTACCCCACCGTGTGGGACTGGGCCACGTTCGCGGGAACGATCGGCCTCTTCCTGACGCTCTTTCACCTCTTCGTGCGGCTGCTGCCGTCCATTTCCATGTTCGAGCTGCGGGCGCTCGTGCCGCCCGCGCCCGGGGAGGCGCGCGGATGA
- a CDS encoding 4Fe-4S dicluster domain-containing protein — MSDDPRGPVFWRTFDERAGRPEGREFIPDPEGGPRRREFLAFLGASFALAGTAGCGKPPSEPILPYVHPPEAFLPGKPLFFATALTLHGRALGVLVESHLGRPTKVEGNPDHPASLGATDAFAQASLLSLYDPERSQAALRRGQIGTWSAFLEEAGAALEAQRARGGRGLRLLSEQTTSPTLAAEIEELRREFPEARWYAYEPAEDEAARQGLRLAFGQEVAPVYDFLRADVVVSLDADFLTGGAHPVRYARDFMARRHAPERFNRLYVLESTPTGTGAAADHRFPLRARDIAGFAAALAAQLGPAEGDGDAASNEVRAIARDLRRRAGACVLLAGPSQPPEVHALVHLLNVRLGNRGRTVNYIEAPERPFDRGPEALGRLVEEMRAGRVEVLVLLGGNPVYNAPADLDFAEALRRVPFSVRLGVYEDETSAHCLWHLPEAHPLETWGDARAFDGTATIQQPLISPLTGGRSALEVVAALRARPAPSGYDRVRAAWRARWGPDAFEERWRAALEKGVVPGTAAAPRDVRPREDFVPGVAARSGSGLEVVFRPDPSVWDGRFAANAWLQELPKPISKLTWENPAVVGPATAWRFGLSSGDVVELRRGGRAVTGPVWVQPGHPEGTVTLHLGFGRRRAGRVGTGRGFSAYVLRTSEAPWVGADLELRRTGARVAPATTQGHHLLHGRPIVRRATLEEFRRNPDFAREAAPAPGPEESLYPEFQSEPYAWGMAINLSACTGCNACVVACQAENNVPAVGPEEVRRSREMHWLRIDLYYEGSPENPRMHFQPMLCQHCEKAPCEVVCPVAATSHSGEGLNEMTYNRCIGTRYCSNNCPYKVRRFNFFQYADTRTPVLQLLWNPDVTVRSRGVMEKCTYCVQRINRARIEARKEGRRIRDGEVVTACQAACPTRAIVFGDAGDPETEVSRRKRSPLNYGVLAELNTRPRTTYLARLVNPNPELSP; from the coding sequence ATGAGCGACGATCCGCGCGGTCCGGTGTTCTGGAGGACGTTCGACGAGCGGGCCGGGCGGCCCGAGGGGCGGGAGTTCATTCCGGACCCCGAGGGCGGCCCGCGCCGGCGGGAGTTCCTCGCCTTCCTGGGGGCGTCGTTCGCCCTGGCCGGGACGGCGGGGTGCGGGAAGCCCCCTTCGGAACCGATCCTTCCGTACGTCCACCCGCCCGAGGCGTTCCTTCCGGGGAAGCCTCTCTTTTTCGCCACGGCGCTGACGCTTCACGGGCGCGCCCTCGGCGTTCTGGTGGAAAGCCACCTGGGGCGTCCCACCAAAGTCGAAGGCAATCCGGACCATCCGGCCAGCCTCGGCGCCACGGACGCGTTCGCCCAGGCGTCGCTTCTGTCCCTGTACGACCCGGAGCGCTCCCAGGCGGCGCTCCGGCGGGGCCAGATCGGCACCTGGTCGGCGTTTCTGGAGGAGGCGGGGGCGGCCCTGGAGGCCCAGCGCGCCCGCGGGGGGCGGGGGCTGCGCCTTCTGAGCGAGCAGACGACGTCTCCCACGCTGGCGGCCGAAATCGAGGAGCTGCGGCGCGAATTTCCCGAAGCCCGCTGGTATGCCTACGAACCCGCGGAGGATGAAGCGGCCCGGCAGGGCCTGCGGCTCGCCTTCGGCCAGGAGGTCGCGCCGGTCTATGACTTTCTTCGGGCGGACGTGGTCGTCTCGCTCGACGCGGACTTCCTGACGGGGGGCGCCCATCCCGTCCGGTACGCCCGCGACTTCATGGCCCGCCGGCACGCTCCCGAAAGATTCAACCGGCTGTACGTCCTCGAAAGCACCCCGACCGGCACGGGGGCGGCGGCCGATCACCGCTTTCCGCTGCGGGCGCGCGACATCGCCGGCTTCGCCGCGGCGCTGGCGGCGCAGCTGGGCCCGGCCGAGGGGGACGGCGACGCCGCCTCGAACGAGGTGCGCGCGATCGCCCGGGACCTGCGCCGCCGGGCGGGGGCGTGCGTTCTCCTGGCCGGTCCTTCGCAGCCGCCGGAGGTACACGCGCTCGTTCACCTCCTCAACGTCCGGCTGGGGAATCGGGGACGCACGGTGAACTACATCGAGGCGCCCGAGCGGCCTTTCGACCGGGGTCCCGAAGCGCTGGGGAGGCTCGTCGAGGAAATGCGCGCGGGACGCGTGGAGGTGCTCGTCCTTCTCGGAGGAAATCCCGTCTACAACGCTCCCGCGGACCTCGACTTCGCCGAAGCCCTGAGGCGCGTTCCGTTCAGCGTCCGTCTGGGAGTTTACGAGGACGAGACCTCGGCTCATTGTCTCTGGCACCTTCCGGAGGCGCATCCGCTGGAGACGTGGGGCGACGCGCGGGCGTTCGACGGCACCGCGACGATCCAGCAGCCGCTGATTTCGCCTCTCACCGGCGGCCGTTCGGCGCTCGAGGTGGTGGCGGCCCTTCGGGCGCGGCCGGCTCCGTCCGGTTACGACCGGGTCCGGGCCGCATGGCGCGCGCGGTGGGGGCCGGACGCGTTCGAGGAACGCTGGCGCGCCGCGCTCGAGAAGGGCGTGGTGCCGGGAACGGCGGCCGCGCCGCGCGACGTCCGTCCGAGGGAGGATTTCGTCCCCGGCGTCGCGGCGCGGAGCGGCTCCGGGCTCGAGGTCGTCTTCCGTCCCGATCCGTCGGTGTGGGACGGGCGGTTCGCCGCGAACGCCTGGCTTCAGGAGCTTCCGAAGCCGATTTCCAAGCTTACCTGGGAGAACCCCGCCGTCGTCGGGCCGGCCACGGCGTGGCGGTTCGGGCTTTCTTCGGGGGACGTCGTGGAGCTTCGCCGGGGAGGGCGCGCCGTGACGGGTCCGGTGTGGGTCCAGCCGGGCCATCCCGAGGGGACGGTGACGCTTCATCTGGGATTCGGGCGGCGCCGGGCGGGACGCGTCGGCACGGGCCGGGGGTTCAGCGCCTATGTCCTCCGGACGTCCGAGGCCCCGTGGGTGGGGGCGGACCTCGAGCTCCGCAGGACGGGCGCCCGCGTTGCCCCGGCGACGACGCAGGGCCACCACCTTCTTCACGGGCGGCCGATCGTGCGGCGCGCGACCCTCGAGGAGTTCCGGCGGAATCCGGACTTCGCGCGGGAAGCCGCGCCGGCTCCGGGACCGGAGGAATCCCTGTATCCGGAGTTCCAAAGCGAGCCCTACGCGTGGGGGATGGCGATCAATCTCAGCGCCTGCACGGGCTGCAACGCCTGCGTGGTCGCCTGCCAGGCGGAAAACAACGTTCCCGCGGTGGGGCCGGAGGAGGTCCGGCGCAGCCGGGAGATGCACTGGCTCCGCATCGACCTCTACTACGAAGGGTCGCCCGAGAACCCGCGGATGCACTTCCAGCCGATGCTCTGCCAGCACTGCGAGAAGGCCCCCTGCGAGGTCGTCTGCCCCGTGGCGGCCACGAGCCACAGCGGGGAAGGGCTCAACGAGATGACCTACAACCGGTGCATCGGGACGCGCTACTGCTCCAACAACTGCCCCTACAAGGTGCGCCGCTTCAACTTCTTTCAGTACGCGGACACGCGCACGCCGGTCCTCCAGCTCCTCTGGAATCCCGACGTCACCGTCCGGAGCCGCGGGGTTATGGAGAAGTGCACCTATTGCGTCCAGCGGATCAACCGGGCGCGAATCGAGGCCCGCAAGGAGGGCCGCCGGATCCGCGACGGCGAGGTGGTCACGGCCTGCCAGGCCGCCTGTCCCACGCGGGCGATCGTCTTCGGCGACGCGGGCGATCCGGAGACGGAAGTGTCCCGGCGGAAGCGGTCGCCGCTGAACTACGGGGTCCTGGCGGAACTCAACACCCGGCCGCGCACGACGTACCTGGCGCGGCTCGTGAATCCCAATCCGGAGCTTTCGCCGTGA
- a CDS encoding cytochrome c3 family protein, producing MAQVFHPALNPVAKASVFGALLMVAAAFGAGAFLYNAPYSTGVYVAREQPVQFSHAHHVGGLGIDCRYCHPGVEEGPFAGMPSTRTCMNCHAQVWAESPFLAPVRESFATGRPIAWNRVHDLPDFAYFDHSIHVRQGIGCSTCHGRVDEMPLIWKTESLFMKWCLDCHERPERYVRPREAVFDMDWEPPEDQEARGRALVREYGIRKPRDCSVCHR from the coding sequence ATGGCCCAGGTTTTTCACCCCGCCCTGAACCCGGTCGCCAAGGCGAGCGTGTTCGGAGCGCTCCTGATGGTGGCCGCGGCGTTCGGGGCGGGCGCGTTTCTGTACAACGCGCCGTATTCCACGGGCGTCTACGTCGCGCGCGAGCAACCCGTCCAGTTCAGCCATGCTCACCACGTGGGCGGCCTGGGGATCGACTGCCGGTATTGCCACCCGGGCGTCGAGGAAGGCCCTTTCGCCGGCATGCCTTCGACCCGCACGTGCATGAACTGCCACGCGCAGGTCTGGGCCGAAAGCCCCTTCCTGGCTCCCGTGCGGGAGAGCTTCGCGACGGGGCGGCCCATCGCCTGGAACCGCGTGCACGATCTTCCGGACTTCGCCTACTTCGACCACTCGATTCACGTCCGCCAGGGAATCGGCTGTTCGACCTGCCACGGACGGGTGGACGAGATGCCGCTGATCTGGAAGACCGAGTCTCTGTTCATGAAATGGTGCCTCGACTGCCACGAACGTCCCGAACGGTACGTGCGCCCGCGGGAAGCCGTGTTCGACATGGACTGGGAGCCGCCCGAGGATCAGGAGGCCCGCGGCCGGGCGCTGGTTCGTGAGTACGGAATCCGCAAGCCCCGGGATTGCTCGGTCTGTCACCGATGA
- a CDS encoding TerC family protein, whose protein sequence is MDELLTADALVALLTLSVMEIVLGIDNVVFISILAGRLPADQQAKVRRFGLGLALVARLALLFAISWVMKLDKTVLFTIPLPAHAVTGKDLVLLLGGLFLIAKSTHEIYEKLEGAHGGREGDGRRASIGALLAQIVALDIVFSLDSVITAVGMARQIPVMVAAMLIAVVVMLVFAGTISGFVNRHPSVKILALSFLLLIGVMLTADGLGQHVPKGYIYFAMAFSLMVELLNMRFRKRQQPVHLHPAYEEGKA, encoded by the coding sequence ATGGATGAACTTTTGACGGCCGACGCGCTGGTGGCGCTTCTCACGCTCTCCGTGATGGAAATCGTGCTCGGAATCGACAACGTCGTTTTCATCTCGATACTTGCAGGACGGCTGCCGGCCGATCAGCAGGCGAAGGTCCGCCGGTTCGGCCTGGGGCTGGCGCTCGTGGCGAGACTGGCGCTCCTCTTCGCGATTTCCTGGGTGATGAAACTGGACAAAACGGTGCTTTTCACGATTCCGCTGCCGGCCCATGCCGTCACGGGAAAGGATCTCGTCCTTCTGCTCGGGGGTCTCTTTCTCATCGCCAAGTCCACGCATGAGATTTACGAGAAACTCGAGGGGGCGCACGGGGGAAGGGAGGGCGACGGAAGGCGCGCCTCCATCGGGGCCCTCCTGGCCCAGATCGTGGCGCTCGACATCGTGTTCTCGCTCGACTCGGTCATTACCGCGGTCGGGATGGCGCGCCAGATCCCGGTCATGGTGGCCGCGATGCTCATCGCCGTGGTCGTGATGCTCGTTTTCGCCGGAACGATCAGCGGTTTCGTCAACCGCCATCCCAGCGTCAAGATCCTGGCGCTCAGCTTTCTTCTTCTCATCGGGGTGATGCTGACGGCCGACGGCCTGGGGCAGCACGTTCCCAAGGGGTACATCTACTTCGCGATGGCCTTCTCGCTCATGGTCGAGCTGCTCAACATGCGGTTTCGGAAGAGGCAGCAGCCCGTCCACCTGCACCCCGCGTACGAGGAAGGGAAGGCCTGA
- a CDS encoding DUF1501 domain-containing protein, with amino-acid sequence MTDFVSPCKGRPSRRTFLTVSAWGLGSLAAPKLLRARARGANPRASVLFVHLAGGPSHLETYDPKPDAPIEIRGPLGTVRTSLPGVRFGELLPEQARVAHRLAVVRSVAHDQTQHAGGDHIIQTGVPLRRAAGDDEAAPEAPAVGSFVARFRGSGVRGLPAYVAVPRADRFAGPHFLGAAYAPFETGGYPESDGFRVPALVLSKSLDRRRLEERLALRRRLEEGRLLDDPRGVAEGMDRFAEQAFEILATGRAEQAFNIHAEDRAVRERYGRTHFGQCLLLARRLAEAGVPFVTVRDPGWDHHADLVRGMRDRMPPVDRALAALVADVYERGLDRDILIVVTGEFGRTPRMNADGGRDHWPGAYSVVFSGGGLKVGQIVGATTRDGASPASDAYGPQDVLAMIYRHMGIDPGATVEDALGRPIPLLERCRFIRELL; translated from the coding sequence ATGACCGATTTCGTTTCCCCTTGCAAGGGGCGTCCTTCCCGGCGCACGTTTCTGACGGTGAGCGCCTGGGGCCTGGGAAGTCTCGCGGCGCCGAAACTTCTCCGGGCGCGCGCGCGGGGGGCCAATCCCCGGGCGTCGGTCCTCTTCGTCCACCTGGCCGGAGGGCCTTCGCATCTGGAGACGTACGACCCCAAGCCCGACGCTCCGATCGAAATCCGCGGCCCCCTGGGCACCGTGCGCACGAGCCTGCCCGGCGTCCGCTTCGGGGAGCTCCTTCCCGAGCAGGCGCGCGTCGCCCACCGCCTCGCCGTCGTGCGCTCCGTCGCCCACGACCAGACGCAGCACGCCGGCGGCGACCACATCATCCAGACCGGCGTCCCGCTGCGCCGGGCCGCGGGGGACGACGAGGCCGCGCCCGAGGCCCCCGCGGTCGGATCCTTCGTGGCCCGGTTCCGCGGATCCGGCGTCCGCGGACTCCCGGCGTATGTCGCCGTCCCGCGCGCCGACCGGTTCGCCGGCCCGCATTTCCTGGGCGCGGCGTACGCTCCCTTCGAGACCGGCGGATATCCGGAAAGCGACGGGTTCCGTGTCCCCGCCCTGGTCCTGTCCAAGTCGCTCGATCGCCGTCGGCTCGAAGAACGCCTGGCGCTGCGGCGCCGCCTGGAGGAGGGCCGCCTCCTCGACGATCCTCGAGGGGTGGCCGAAGGCATGGACCGGTTCGCCGAGCAGGCCTTCGAGATCCTGGCCACCGGACGCGCCGAACAGGCCTTCAACATCCATGCGGAAGACCGCGCCGTGCGCGAACGCTACGGACGGACTCACTTCGGCCAGTGCCTTCTTCTGGCCCGCCGCCTCGCGGAGGCCGGAGTCCCGTTCGTCACGGTCCGCGACCCCGGGTGGGACCACCACGCCGACCTTGTCCGCGGCATGCGCGACCGCATGCCCCCCGTGGATCGCGCCCTCGCGGCGCTCGTCGCCGACGTCTACGAACGCGGGCTCGATCGCGACATCTTGATCGTGGTGACCGGGGAATTCGGACGCACCCCGCGCATGAACGCCGATGGCGGCCGGGACCATTGGCCCGGGGCCTACAGCGTCGTCTTCTCCGGAGGGGGCCTCAAGGTCGGCCAGATCGTCGGGGCCACTACGCGCGACGGAGCGTCTCCCGCCTCCGACGCCTACGGGCCCCAGGATGTCCTGGCGATGATCTATCGCCACATGGGCATCGATCCGGGCGCCACGGTGGAGGACGCCCTCGGCCGGCCGATTCCCCTCCTGGAGCGCTGCCGCTTCATCCGGGAACTGCTCTGA